One segment of Brachyhypopomus gauderio isolate BG-103 unplaced genomic scaffold, BGAUD_0.2 sc63, whole genome shotgun sequence DNA contains the following:
- the recql5 gene encoding ATP-dependent DNA helicase Q5 isoform X1, giving the protein MSAVERALKTHFGFEKFRSRQQEDVVRAVIKGDRDVFVCMPTGAGKSLCYQLPAVLSSGITLVISPLIALIQDQVEHLKALNIAASSINSKLPLEERRQILADLESESPRLKLLYITPEMVASSSFQPCLNSLRSRGLLARLAVDEAHCVSQWGHDFRPDYLKLGELRARFPGLPCMALTATAPKRVQEDIAVALGLREPLTFAAPVFRENLKYDVIFRDLLPDPYVHLQAFAKEALGGDTAEKGCGIVYCRTRESCEDVAHRLTKLGITAKPYHAGLKAGDRTASQADWMEGRVAVIVATISFGMGVDKANVRFVAHWNLAKSLASYYQESGRAGRDGRPSSCRIYYSPKDRDQLNFLIRKEVARKQEKRGSQKELDKAPILDFEAMVAFCEQEGCRHATISKFFGDQRPDCAGACDYCRDPKVVRAQLERASALSTRTGPAQIPAPRGPFGFDPELYAGGKKGYGFERYDDDEEEGHEKDDSEKRKKEFGNLFRKQMNLRKGSSGPKETFVPPDDGCQLKEASSQRIPRLTVKTREHCLALLHESLTNQGGAADDSDSTDALSQAVEAEYELFRSCKTASLYRAAVLKRVSDLKKGSGSAEAPPVNKDGNACASSVNGEQPKEEAAASSSSSIPAEQQGFIPASQVYTLKRKRVGAGYRGSSNPFHTTTELLKTSQDEVPSTGPTPQGPFRKEEEPEDKPEPKRSRTSLPVSSASKDKMSSDSPIKRMGKPLSKREQKRADAAKDSHCISRYFEKKTESSQKKSDAAVSQPKEGDRTADTAPEGNVSVSASSTDAEDKHAGSSMDVDSRSTRPVVNPSVDITMCLAVEETTGEEEASRRSESATVLELQRDEPQSSAPQSSAPQSSAPQSSAQEVAPGVGITSALDQPCGDHVPPRASRPPTNCKRRVTFDPVVQENKLDTENRDTNRLFPEAVTLKEAANIVVKILDPFYKKGKFATKDLFKSFARFLSHLLVEGKAKDQGKVKTEAKCLIKRFFTSVQRCQSEADWECLRGAGR; this is encoded by the exons ATGAGTGCTGTTGAACGggctttaaaaacacattttgggTTCGAGAAGTTCCGATCTCGACAGCAAGAAGATGTCGTTAGAGCGGTGATAAAAG GTGACagggatgtgtttgtgtgcatgcccACCGGGGCGGGGAAGTCTCTGTGTTACCAGCTCCCTGCAGTCCTGTCCAGTGGCATCACCCTGGTCATATCGCCCCTCATCGCACTCATACAG GACCAGGTGGAGCACCTAAAGGCCCTGAACATTGCTGCGTCCTCCATTAACTCTAAACTCCCGCTGGAGGAGAGGCGGCAGATCCTGGCTGACCTGGAGAGCGAGAGTCCTCGGCTCAAGCTGCTCTACATCACCCCAGAGATGGTGGCCTCGTCATCCTTCCAGCCGTGCCTGAACTCTCTGCGCTCCCGGGGGCTTCTGGCCCGCCTGGCGGTGGACGAGGCTCACTGCGTCTCCCAGTGGGGCCACGACTTCCGGCCCGACTACCTGAAGCTGGGTGAGCTGCGCGCCCGCTTCCCCGGGCTGCCGTGCATGGCGCTGACGGCCACGGCACCCAAACGCGTGCAGGAGGACATCGCCGTCGCGCTCGGCCTGAGGGAGCCGCTCACTTTTGCCGCGCCCGTGTTTCGGGAGAACCTAAAGTACGACGTGATCTTTCGTGATCTGCTGCCAGACCCGTACGTTCATCTGCAGGCGTTTGCTAAAGAGGCGCTTGGGGGGGACACGGCAGAGAAG ggaTGTGGGATTGTGTACTGTCGCACACGGGAGAGTTGTGAGGACGTGGCCCACAGGCTGACTAAGCTTGGCATCACGGCTAAGCCGTATCATGCAG GACTGAAGGCGGGGGACCGCACCGCCTCGCAGGCTGACTGGATGGAGGGCCGGGTGGCTGTCATCGTTGCTACCATCAGCTTTGGCATGGGTGTAGACAAGGCCAACGTCAG GTTTGTAGCTCACTGGAACTTGGCCAAGTCCCTGGCCAGCTATTACCAGGAGTCGGGGCGAGCCGGCAGGGATGGTCGCCCGTCTTCCTGCCGCATATACTACTCTCCCAAAGACAGAGACCAGCTCAACTTCCTCATCCGCAAAGAGGTCGCCCGCAAACAG GAGAAACGAGGTTCACAGAAAGAGTTGGACAAAGCACCTATTCTGGATTTTGAGGCCATGGTTGCCTTCTGTGAACAAGAGGG ATGCAGACACGCCACCATCTCCAAGTTCTTTGGGGACCAGAGGCCCGACTGTGCCGGCGCCTGTGATTACTGCCGCGACCCAAAAGTGGTGCGTGCCCAGCTGGAGAGAGCCTCCGCCCTCAGCACCAGGACCGGGCCGGCACAGATCCCTGCGCCACGGGGGCCGTTCGGGTTTGACCCGGAGCTCTACGCCGGCGGAAAGAAAGGTTACGGCTTTGAGAG gtatgatgatgatgaggaggaaggcCATGAGAAGGACGACTCTGAGAAACGGAAGAAGGAGTTTGGAAATCTGTTTAGGAAGCAGATGAACCTGCgtaag GGATCAAGTGGCCCAAAAGAGACGTTTGTTCCACCAG ACGATGGCTGTCAGTTAAAGGAGGCCAGCAGTCAGAGAATACCGCGTCTCACAGTGAAG acaCGCGAGCACTGTTTGGCTCTTCTCCACGAATCCCTGACCAATCAGGGAGGGGCAGCGGATGACTCTGACAG CACTGACGCACTTTCTCAGGCCGTAGAAGCAGAATATGAGCTGTTCAGGTCTTGCAAGACCGCGAGCCTTTACAGGGCCGCTGTGCTCAAGAGG GTATCTGACTTGAAGAAAGGCTCGGGGAGCGCAGAGGCGCCCCCTGTGAACAAGGATGGAAATGCATGCGCCTCTTCTGTGAACGGAGAACAACCAAAGGAGGAAGCAgctgcctcctcttcctcatccatcCCTGCAGAGCAGCAGGGCTTCATTCCGGCCTCCCAGGTGTATACG CTGAAGAGGAAGCGGGTGGGGGCAGGATACCGTGGCTCCTCCAACCCCTTCCACaccaccacagagctcctgaaGACCTCTCAGGATGAGGTCCCCTCCACAGGGCCTACACCTCAAGGACCTTTCCggaaggaggaggagccggaAGACAAGCCAGAGCCGAAGAGAAGCAGGacgtctctccctgtctcctcagCTTCCAAAGACAAAATGTCCTCGGACAGCCCCATCAAGAGAATGGGCAAACCCCTGAGTAAGAGAGAGCAGAAACGAGCAGACGCAGCCAAGGACTCGCACTGCATCTCACGGTACTTTGAGAAGAAGACGGAGAGCAGCCAGAAGAAGAGTGATGCAGCAGTCTCGCAGCCCAAGGAAGGAGACCGTACCGCCGACACGGCTCCCGAGGGGAACGTCTCCGTCTCGGCCTCTTCCACAGACGCAGAAGACAAACACGCTGGCAGCTCCATGGACGTGGACAGCAGGAGCACCAGGCCTGTGGTAAATCCCAGTGTGGACATTACCATGTGCCTAGCAGTAGAGGAGACAACCGGGGAGGAGGAGGCCAGTCGTAGATCTGAGTCAGCAACAGTGCTAGAGCTCCAGAG GGACGAGCCCCAGTCTAGTGCCCCCCAGTCTAGTGCCCCCCAGTCTAGTGCCCCCCAGTCTAGTGCCCAGGAGGTGGCACCAGGCGTGGGCATCACTTCTGCGCTCGATCAG CCCTGTGGGGACCACGTGCCCCCCCGCGCCAGCCGTCCACCCACTAACTGCAAGAGGAGGGTGACCTTCGACCCCGTGGTGCAGGAGAACAAGCTGgacacagagaacagagacactAATAGGCTCTTCCCCGAGGCCGTGACGCTGAAAGAGGCAGCCAACATCGTGGTGAAAATCTTGgatccattctacaaaaagggCAAGTTTGCTACTAAG GACCTGTTCAAGTCATTTGCACGCTTCCTCTCCCACCTGCTTGTAGAGGGAAAAGCCAAAGATCAAGGCAAAG TGAAGACGGAAGCGAAGTGCCTCATCAAACGCTTCTTCACCAGCGTGCAGCGCTGCCAGAGCGAGGCCGACTGGGAATGCCTGCGAGGGGCGGGCAGATAG
- the LOC143489616 gene encoding E3 ubiquitin-protein ligase TRIM69 isoform X2: protein MMQCLQFLVEPAKNITVKLKESRQKAENEKQVLLDEQQQFIACLAKDLSRVCQRSEVLEQISSCEDVWPTLACKTFILEWASLLESKRPMQTDGWPETQVDLSSKQDVECAKVLLLTWTKDLRAQPEQSVWPGERVVAALDDLEKQWRRGHLSTLQSAMELVFWTLLLKELNKDYIPQQWLMWKQETQNIGAIPYIPQSVWDWISKAAVAVTLDLDTANPDLLISEEKRMRCGTDRQDMPNYHQRFDGWWCAAALEGFGSGRRYWEVDVGEMDWRLGVAKESALRKGFKSLNTNTGYLTLRLERGTELKALTVPFTALPASLIPRRVGVHLDYDQGQLSFYDAETHGHIYTYNESFDEKLYPLFGTVEMAKDLVIRAPGDRNQCVCPGMCIWG from the exons ATGATGCAGTGTCTTCAGTTCCTTGTTGAGCCTGCTAAGAACATCACGGTCAAGCTAAAG GAATCTCGCCAGAAAGCCGAAAATGAGAAGCAGGTTCTTCTGGATGAGCAGCAGCAGTTCATCGCATGTCTGGCCAAAGACCTGAGCAGAGTCTGCCAG AGGTCGGAGGTGCTGGAGCAAATCTCCAGCTGTGAGGACGTCTGGCCTACACTCGCCTGCAAGACCTTCATTCTGGAGTGGGCCTCCCTGCTGGAGAGCAAG AGGCCAATGCAGACGGACGGATGGCCAGAGACGCAGGTGGATCTGAGCAGCAAGCAAGATGTAGAGTGTGCAAAGGTGCTCCTCCTCACCTGGACCAAAGACCTGAGGGCCCAGCCGGAG CAGAGTGTGTGGCCGGGCGAGCGGGTGGTGGCCGCGCTGGACGATCTGGAGAAGCAGTGGAGACGAGGTCACTTGTCCACTCTGCAGTCCGCAATGGAGCTGGTCTTCTGGACCCTACTTCTGAAAGAGCTGAACAAG GACTACATCCCCCAGCAGTGGCTCATGTGGAAGCAGGAAACTCAGAACATTG gtgcAATTCCTTACATTCCTCAAAGTG tgtgggaTTGGATCTCCAAGGCTGCAG TGGCGGTGACCCTGGACCTGGACACGGCCAACCCGGACCTGCTGATATCCGAGGAGAAGCGAATGCGCTGTGGTACTGACCGCCAGGACATGCCCAACTACCACCAACGCTTCGACGGCTGGTGGTGCGCGGCTGCGTTGGAGGGCTTCGGCTCGGGACGACGTTACTGGGAGGTGGACGTGGGCGAGATGGACTGGCGCCTGGGCGTGGCCAAAGAGTCGGCGTTGCGCAAAGGTTTCAAGTCCCTGAACACGAACACGGGCTACCTGACCCTGCGGCTGGAGCGTGGCACCGAGCTCAAGGCCCTGACCGTGCCCTTCACGGCCCTGCCGGCCAGCCTCATCCCCCGCAGGGTGGGCGTCCACCTGGACTACGACCAAGGCCAGCTGTCCTTCTACGACGCCGAGACCCACGGCCACATCTACACGTACAACGAGAGCTTCGACGAGAAACTCTACCCCCTCTTCGGCACGGTGGAGATGGCCAAGGACCTGGTCATCCGTGCGCCGGGTGACAGGAACCAGTGTGTGTGCCCAGGCATGTGTATTTGGGGCTGA
- the recql5 gene encoding ATP-dependent DNA helicase Q5 isoform X2 — MSAVERALKTHFGFEKFRSRQQEDVVRAVIKGDRDVFVCMPTGAGKSLCYQLPAVLSSGITLVISPLIALIQDQVEHLKALNIAASSINSKLPLEERRQILADLESESPRLKLLYITPEMVASSSFQPCLNSLRSRGLLARLAVDEAHCVSQWGHDFRPDYLKLGELRARFPGLPCMALTATAPKRVQEDIAVALGLREPLTFAAPVFRENLKYDVIFRDLLPDPYVHLQAFAKEALGGDTAEKGCGIVYCRTRESCEDVAHRLTKLGITAKPYHAGLKAGDRTASQADWMEGRVAVIVATISFGMGVDKANVRFVAHWNLAKSLASYYQESGRAGRDGRPSSCRIYYSPKDRDQLNFLIRKEVARKQEKRGSQKELDKAPILDFEAMVAFCEQEGCRHATISKFFGDQRPDCAGACDYCRDPKVVRAQLERASALSTRTGPAQIPAPRGPFGFDPELYAGGKKGYGFERYDDDEEEGHEKDDSEKRKKEFGNLFRKQMNLRKGSSGPKETFVPPDDGCQLKEASSQRIPRLTVKTREHCLALLHESLTNQGGAADDSDSTDALSQAVEAEYELFRSCKTASLYRAAVLKRVSDLKKGSGSAEAPPVNKDGNACASSVNGEQPKEEAAASSSSSIPAEQQGFIPASQVYTLKRKRVGAGYRGSSNPFHTTTELLKTSQDEVPSTGPTPQGPFRKEEEPEDKPEPKRSRTSLPVSSASKDKMSSDSPIKRMGKPLSKREQKRADAAKDSHCISRYFEKKTESSQKKSDAAVSQPKEGDRTADTAPEGNVSVSASSTDAEDKHAGSSMDVDSRSTRPVVNPSVDITMCLAVEETTGEEEASRRSESATVLELQSPVGTTCPPAPAVHPLTARGG; from the exons ATGAGTGCTGTTGAACGggctttaaaaacacattttgggTTCGAGAAGTTCCGATCTCGACAGCAAGAAGATGTCGTTAGAGCGGTGATAAAAG GTGACagggatgtgtttgtgtgcatgcccACCGGGGCGGGGAAGTCTCTGTGTTACCAGCTCCCTGCAGTCCTGTCCAGTGGCATCACCCTGGTCATATCGCCCCTCATCGCACTCATACAG GACCAGGTGGAGCACCTAAAGGCCCTGAACATTGCTGCGTCCTCCATTAACTCTAAACTCCCGCTGGAGGAGAGGCGGCAGATCCTGGCTGACCTGGAGAGCGAGAGTCCTCGGCTCAAGCTGCTCTACATCACCCCAGAGATGGTGGCCTCGTCATCCTTCCAGCCGTGCCTGAACTCTCTGCGCTCCCGGGGGCTTCTGGCCCGCCTGGCGGTGGACGAGGCTCACTGCGTCTCCCAGTGGGGCCACGACTTCCGGCCCGACTACCTGAAGCTGGGTGAGCTGCGCGCCCGCTTCCCCGGGCTGCCGTGCATGGCGCTGACGGCCACGGCACCCAAACGCGTGCAGGAGGACATCGCCGTCGCGCTCGGCCTGAGGGAGCCGCTCACTTTTGCCGCGCCCGTGTTTCGGGAGAACCTAAAGTACGACGTGATCTTTCGTGATCTGCTGCCAGACCCGTACGTTCATCTGCAGGCGTTTGCTAAAGAGGCGCTTGGGGGGGACACGGCAGAGAAG ggaTGTGGGATTGTGTACTGTCGCACACGGGAGAGTTGTGAGGACGTGGCCCACAGGCTGACTAAGCTTGGCATCACGGCTAAGCCGTATCATGCAG GACTGAAGGCGGGGGACCGCACCGCCTCGCAGGCTGACTGGATGGAGGGCCGGGTGGCTGTCATCGTTGCTACCATCAGCTTTGGCATGGGTGTAGACAAGGCCAACGTCAG GTTTGTAGCTCACTGGAACTTGGCCAAGTCCCTGGCCAGCTATTACCAGGAGTCGGGGCGAGCCGGCAGGGATGGTCGCCCGTCTTCCTGCCGCATATACTACTCTCCCAAAGACAGAGACCAGCTCAACTTCCTCATCCGCAAAGAGGTCGCCCGCAAACAG GAGAAACGAGGTTCACAGAAAGAGTTGGACAAAGCACCTATTCTGGATTTTGAGGCCATGGTTGCCTTCTGTGAACAAGAGGG ATGCAGACACGCCACCATCTCCAAGTTCTTTGGGGACCAGAGGCCCGACTGTGCCGGCGCCTGTGATTACTGCCGCGACCCAAAAGTGGTGCGTGCCCAGCTGGAGAGAGCCTCCGCCCTCAGCACCAGGACCGGGCCGGCACAGATCCCTGCGCCACGGGGGCCGTTCGGGTTTGACCCGGAGCTCTACGCCGGCGGAAAGAAAGGTTACGGCTTTGAGAG gtatgatgatgatgaggaggaaggcCATGAGAAGGACGACTCTGAGAAACGGAAGAAGGAGTTTGGAAATCTGTTTAGGAAGCAGATGAACCTGCgtaag GGATCAAGTGGCCCAAAAGAGACGTTTGTTCCACCAG ACGATGGCTGTCAGTTAAAGGAGGCCAGCAGTCAGAGAATACCGCGTCTCACAGTGAAG acaCGCGAGCACTGTTTGGCTCTTCTCCACGAATCCCTGACCAATCAGGGAGGGGCAGCGGATGACTCTGACAG CACTGACGCACTTTCTCAGGCCGTAGAAGCAGAATATGAGCTGTTCAGGTCTTGCAAGACCGCGAGCCTTTACAGGGCCGCTGTGCTCAAGAGG GTATCTGACTTGAAGAAAGGCTCGGGGAGCGCAGAGGCGCCCCCTGTGAACAAGGATGGAAATGCATGCGCCTCTTCTGTGAACGGAGAACAACCAAAGGAGGAAGCAgctgcctcctcttcctcatccatcCCTGCAGAGCAGCAGGGCTTCATTCCGGCCTCCCAGGTGTATACG CTGAAGAGGAAGCGGGTGGGGGCAGGATACCGTGGCTCCTCCAACCCCTTCCACaccaccacagagctcctgaaGACCTCTCAGGATGAGGTCCCCTCCACAGGGCCTACACCTCAAGGACCTTTCCggaaggaggaggagccggaAGACAAGCCAGAGCCGAAGAGAAGCAGGacgtctctccctgtctcctcagCTTCCAAAGACAAAATGTCCTCGGACAGCCCCATCAAGAGAATGGGCAAACCCCTGAGTAAGAGAGAGCAGAAACGAGCAGACGCAGCCAAGGACTCGCACTGCATCTCACGGTACTTTGAGAAGAAGACGGAGAGCAGCCAGAAGAAGAGTGATGCAGCAGTCTCGCAGCCCAAGGAAGGAGACCGTACCGCCGACACGGCTCCCGAGGGGAACGTCTCCGTCTCGGCCTCTTCCACAGACGCAGAAGACAAACACGCTGGCAGCTCCATGGACGTGGACAGCAGGAGCACCAGGCCTGTGGTAAATCCCAGTGTGGACATTACCATGTGCCTAGCAGTAGAGGAGACAACCGGGGAGGAGGAGGCCAGTCGTAGATCTGAGTCAGCAACAGTGCTAGAGCTCCAGAG CCCTGTGGGGACCACGTGCCCCCCCGCGCCAGCCGTCCACCCACTAACTGCAAGAGGAGGGTGA
- the recql5 gene encoding ATP-dependent DNA helicase Q5 isoform X4, with translation MSAVERALKTHFGFEKFRSRQQEDVVRAVIKGDRDVFVCMPTGAGKSLCYQLPAVLSSGITLVISPLIALIQDQVEHLKALNIAASSINSKLPLEERRQILADLESESPRLKLLYITPEMVASSSFQPCLNSLRSRGLLARLAVDEAHCVSQWGHDFRPDYLKLGELRARFPGLPCMALTATAPKRVQEDIAVALGLREPLTFAAPVFRENLKYDVIFRDLLPDPYVHLQAFAKEALGGDTAEKGCGIVYCRTRESCEDVAHRLTKLGITAKPYHAGLKAGDRTASQADWMEGRVAVIVATISFGMGVDKANVRFVAHWNLAKSLASYYQESGRAGRDGRPSSCRIYYSPKDRDQLNFLIRKEVARKQEKRGSQKELDKAPILDFEAMVAFCEQEGFFLLQF, from the exons ATGAGTGCTGTTGAACGggctttaaaaacacattttgggTTCGAGAAGTTCCGATCTCGACAGCAAGAAGATGTCGTTAGAGCGGTGATAAAAG GTGACagggatgtgtttgtgtgcatgcccACCGGGGCGGGGAAGTCTCTGTGTTACCAGCTCCCTGCAGTCCTGTCCAGTGGCATCACCCTGGTCATATCGCCCCTCATCGCACTCATACAG GACCAGGTGGAGCACCTAAAGGCCCTGAACATTGCTGCGTCCTCCATTAACTCTAAACTCCCGCTGGAGGAGAGGCGGCAGATCCTGGCTGACCTGGAGAGCGAGAGTCCTCGGCTCAAGCTGCTCTACATCACCCCAGAGATGGTGGCCTCGTCATCCTTCCAGCCGTGCCTGAACTCTCTGCGCTCCCGGGGGCTTCTGGCCCGCCTGGCGGTGGACGAGGCTCACTGCGTCTCCCAGTGGGGCCACGACTTCCGGCCCGACTACCTGAAGCTGGGTGAGCTGCGCGCCCGCTTCCCCGGGCTGCCGTGCATGGCGCTGACGGCCACGGCACCCAAACGCGTGCAGGAGGACATCGCCGTCGCGCTCGGCCTGAGGGAGCCGCTCACTTTTGCCGCGCCCGTGTTTCGGGAGAACCTAAAGTACGACGTGATCTTTCGTGATCTGCTGCCAGACCCGTACGTTCATCTGCAGGCGTTTGCTAAAGAGGCGCTTGGGGGGGACACGGCAGAGAAG ggaTGTGGGATTGTGTACTGTCGCACACGGGAGAGTTGTGAGGACGTGGCCCACAGGCTGACTAAGCTTGGCATCACGGCTAAGCCGTATCATGCAG GACTGAAGGCGGGGGACCGCACCGCCTCGCAGGCTGACTGGATGGAGGGCCGGGTGGCTGTCATCGTTGCTACCATCAGCTTTGGCATGGGTGTAGACAAGGCCAACGTCAG GTTTGTAGCTCACTGGAACTTGGCCAAGTCCCTGGCCAGCTATTACCAGGAGTCGGGGCGAGCCGGCAGGGATGGTCGCCCGTCTTCCTGCCGCATATACTACTCTCCCAAAGACAGAGACCAGCTCAACTTCCTCATCCGCAAAGAGGTCGCCCGCAAACAG GAGAAACGAGGTTCACAGAAAGAGTTGGACAAAGCACCTATTCTGGATTTTGAGGCCATGGTTGCCTTCTGTGAACAAGAGGG ATTCTTCCTACTTCAGTTTTAG
- the LOC143489616 gene encoding E3 ubiquitin-protein ligase TRIM69 isoform X1 has product MMQCLQFLVEPAKNITVKLKESRQKAENEKQVLLDEQQQFIACLAKDLSRVCQRSEVLEQISSCEDVWPTLACKTFILEWASLLESKKRPMQTDGWPETQVDLSSKQDVECAKVLLLTWTKDLRAQPEQSVWPGERVVAALDDLEKQWRRGHLSTLQSAMELVFWTLLLKELNKDYIPQQWLMWKQETQNIGAIPYIPQSVWDWISKAAVAVTLDLDTANPDLLISEEKRMRCGTDRQDMPNYHQRFDGWWCAAALEGFGSGRRYWEVDVGEMDWRLGVAKESALRKGFKSLNTNTGYLTLRLERGTELKALTVPFTALPASLIPRRVGVHLDYDQGQLSFYDAETHGHIYTYNESFDEKLYPLFGTVEMAKDLVIRAPGDRNQCVCPGMCIWG; this is encoded by the exons ATGATGCAGTGTCTTCAGTTCCTTGTTGAGCCTGCTAAGAACATCACGGTCAAGCTAAAG GAATCTCGCCAGAAAGCCGAAAATGAGAAGCAGGTTCTTCTGGATGAGCAGCAGCAGTTCATCGCATGTCTGGCCAAAGACCTGAGCAGAGTCTGCCAG AGGTCGGAGGTGCTGGAGCAAATCTCCAGCTGTGAGGACGTCTGGCCTACACTCGCCTGCAAGACCTTCATTCTGGAGTGGGCCTCCCTGCTGGAGAGCAAG AAGAGGCCAATGCAGACGGACGGATGGCCAGAGACGCAGGTGGATCTGAGCAGCAAGCAAGATGTAGAGTGTGCAAAGGTGCTCCTCCTCACCTGGACCAAAGACCTGAGGGCCCAGCCGGAG CAGAGTGTGTGGCCGGGCGAGCGGGTGGTGGCCGCGCTGGACGATCTGGAGAAGCAGTGGAGACGAGGTCACTTGTCCACTCTGCAGTCCGCAATGGAGCTGGTCTTCTGGACCCTACTTCTGAAAGAGCTGAACAAG GACTACATCCCCCAGCAGTGGCTCATGTGGAAGCAGGAAACTCAGAACATTG gtgcAATTCCTTACATTCCTCAAAGTG tgtgggaTTGGATCTCCAAGGCTGCAG TGGCGGTGACCCTGGACCTGGACACGGCCAACCCGGACCTGCTGATATCCGAGGAGAAGCGAATGCGCTGTGGTACTGACCGCCAGGACATGCCCAACTACCACCAACGCTTCGACGGCTGGTGGTGCGCGGCTGCGTTGGAGGGCTTCGGCTCGGGACGACGTTACTGGGAGGTGGACGTGGGCGAGATGGACTGGCGCCTGGGCGTGGCCAAAGAGTCGGCGTTGCGCAAAGGTTTCAAGTCCCTGAACACGAACACGGGCTACCTGACCCTGCGGCTGGAGCGTGGCACCGAGCTCAAGGCCCTGACCGTGCCCTTCACGGCCCTGCCGGCCAGCCTCATCCCCCGCAGGGTGGGCGTCCACCTGGACTACGACCAAGGCCAGCTGTCCTTCTACGACGCCGAGACCCACGGCCACATCTACACGTACAACGAGAGCTTCGACGAGAAACTCTACCCCCTCTTCGGCACGGTGGAGATGGCCAAGGACCTGGTCATCCGTGCGCCGGGTGACAGGAACCAGTGTGTGTGCCCAGGCATGTGTATTTGGGGCTGA
- the recql5 gene encoding ATP-dependent DNA helicase Q5 isoform X3, which translates to MSAVERALKTHFGFEKFRSRQQEDVVRAVIKGDRDVFVCMPTGAGKSLCYQLPAVLSSGITLVISPLIALIQDQVEHLKALNIAASSINSKLPLEERRQILADLESESPRLKLLYITPEMVASSSFQPCLNSLRSRGLLARLAVDEAHCVSQWGHDFRPDYLKLGELRARFPGLPCMALTATAPKRVQEDIAVALGLREPLTFAAPVFRENLKYDVIFRDLLPDPYVHLQAFAKEALGGDTAEKGCGIVYCRTRESCEDVAHRLTKLGITAKPYHAGLKAGDRTASQADWMEGRVAVIVATISFGMGVDKANVRFVAHWNLAKSLASYYQESGRAGRDGRPSSCRIYYSPKDRDQLNFLIRKEVARKQEKRGSQKELDKAPILDFEAMVAFCEQEGTAYFSSPPITLETAPPPV; encoded by the exons ATGAGTGCTGTTGAACGggctttaaaaacacattttgggTTCGAGAAGTTCCGATCTCGACAGCAAGAAGATGTCGTTAGAGCGGTGATAAAAG GTGACagggatgtgtttgtgtgcatgcccACCGGGGCGGGGAAGTCTCTGTGTTACCAGCTCCCTGCAGTCCTGTCCAGTGGCATCACCCTGGTCATATCGCCCCTCATCGCACTCATACAG GACCAGGTGGAGCACCTAAAGGCCCTGAACATTGCTGCGTCCTCCATTAACTCTAAACTCCCGCTGGAGGAGAGGCGGCAGATCCTGGCTGACCTGGAGAGCGAGAGTCCTCGGCTCAAGCTGCTCTACATCACCCCAGAGATGGTGGCCTCGTCATCCTTCCAGCCGTGCCTGAACTCTCTGCGCTCCCGGGGGCTTCTGGCCCGCCTGGCGGTGGACGAGGCTCACTGCGTCTCCCAGTGGGGCCACGACTTCCGGCCCGACTACCTGAAGCTGGGTGAGCTGCGCGCCCGCTTCCCCGGGCTGCCGTGCATGGCGCTGACGGCCACGGCACCCAAACGCGTGCAGGAGGACATCGCCGTCGCGCTCGGCCTGAGGGAGCCGCTCACTTTTGCCGCGCCCGTGTTTCGGGAGAACCTAAAGTACGACGTGATCTTTCGTGATCTGCTGCCAGACCCGTACGTTCATCTGCAGGCGTTTGCTAAAGAGGCGCTTGGGGGGGACACGGCAGAGAAG ggaTGTGGGATTGTGTACTGTCGCACACGGGAGAGTTGTGAGGACGTGGCCCACAGGCTGACTAAGCTTGGCATCACGGCTAAGCCGTATCATGCAG GACTGAAGGCGGGGGACCGCACCGCCTCGCAGGCTGACTGGATGGAGGGCCGGGTGGCTGTCATCGTTGCTACCATCAGCTTTGGCATGGGTGTAGACAAGGCCAACGTCAG GTTTGTAGCTCACTGGAACTTGGCCAAGTCCCTGGCCAGCTATTACCAGGAGTCGGGGCGAGCCGGCAGGGATGGTCGCCCGTCTTCCTGCCGCATATACTACTCTCCCAAAGACAGAGACCAGCTCAACTTCCTCATCCGCAAAGAGGTCGCCCGCAAACAG GAGAAACGAGGTTCACAGAAAGAGTTGGACAAAGCACCTATTCTGGATTTTGAGGCCATGGTTGCCTTCTGTGAACAAGAGGG GACCGCCTACTTCTCCTCCCCTCCGATCACCTTGGAAACAGCCCCACCCCctgtttaa